TTGTCTGTGTTTCCATGGGTTCCTCACTTAACTTTGCGCAAGTGTATCTGAAAGATTGGATATGGGTCAAATACCCAAAGAGGTAAATTGCTTGGTAAAGTTGTTGCAATTTGTTGCAGTCGTGCTATGATTAGGATTGAACGTTAGTTCTGTGATTAGTAAGGAAGGATTGAATATGGATAGTAAATTAATTGTCATTGCCATCGGGGGAAACTCCCTGATCGAAGACCCCAAGCATGTTACCGTCTCTGCCCAGTATGAGGCAGCGCGGAAAACTGCTGCTCATATTGCAAAATTGGTTAAGGCAGGCCATCGTGTGGTAATAGCACATGGAAATGGGCCACAGGTAGGCTATATCCTGCTTCGTGCTGAATTCTCCCGCTCCATCTTGCACACTGTTCCCCTGGATAGCTGTGTTGCAGATACTCAGGGAGCAATTGGGTATCAATTACAGATGGCATTGAAGAATGAGTTCAATCGCATTCATCTCAATCCCCAGGTCGCCACTGTCGTTACCCAAGTAGAGGTAGCTGATGACGATCCGTCATTCCAGAAACCGTCCAAGCCGATCGGTTCTTTCATGAGTAAGGAAGATGCACAATACCATATGGATAAGGACGGATGGGTCTGCACAGAAGATGCAGGTCGTGGGTATAGACGTGTTGTTGCAAGCCCCAAGCCAAAAGCCATCGTGGAAATCGATACGATTCGAACCATGCTGGAGAATCGCATCATAGTAATCGCTGGCGGTGGTGGTGGTATCCCAGTAGTACGTGATGAAGAGGGGTATCTCACTGGACGAGAGGCAGTCATCGACAAGGATTTGGCAGCAGCCCTGATGGCCAAGGAGCTGAAGGCCGATCTGTTTGTCATCTCCACTGCTGTTGAGAAAGTGTGTTTGAACTTTGGAAAACCTGACCAGAAGACGCTCGATAGTATTACCGTAGAGGAAGCAGAGCAGTACATCAGTGAAGGCCATTTTGCTCCCGGAAGCATGCTTCCCAAGGTGCAGGCAATTGTTGACTTTGTACGTTCCACCGGTAATGAGGGGCTTATCACAGACCCTGAGCATCTCTATGGTGCCCTCTATGAGGGTAAGGGAACCAAGGTTGTCAGGTAAAAAGCCCTATTTCAAGGACCGCCGCAGTGCTGTAATCAGCATTGCGGTTGTTGTGTTTCTTTTAGTCCTCGCAGTATTGGGAATTGACAGTAACAATGTCAGGCGATTGGGAGGGTATGAGAGGCAGGCCTCCCTTTCCAGAGAGACGGTGGAAACGCAGATTTCTGAGCGTTTTCAGTATGCAGCAACACTTGCTTCGCTGATTGAGGACCAAAATACCCTGCAAGATGTGGTAACTGCCTATGAGACGGCTGATACAGTCGAGAAACAGAGCGAGCTGTACCGTGAACTGGAGGATGTGCTGGCCGTATTGCAAAAGGAACTCTATGCTCATCCCTCATACAATCTGTATGGACCCTATTTTGAGAAGATGTACGAGATTGAAGGGCAATTAGTTGATTCAATTGCAGAATATAATTTGCATGCAGATTACTTCAACAGGCAGATCAAGGCATTCCCCGCCAACCTGGTCGCGAAGAGGAATGATCTTGTGGAACTACCTTTCTATACGGTTTCGTCTGCCCTGAAAAGTCGACCCTGAGTAGAAGGCTGGTAGCAACAGGAGGATGATTCTCAGATTATCCTGTACGAATAGTCCGGGAAGTATGAGCCTTCCGAGCAAGAGGATTATCATAGCCAAAAGGGAAAAAGAGAGGACCTTTGAGGTCTCTTTTTTTTGAAAAAGCAGGGTGAAAGCAGGTATGAAAAGCAGTGGATTGACAAAGATGATGTTCAGGTTGTTGTAGGTCATGTCCATATCAGAGAAACTCATCATGAAGAGCAACAATGAGCCCAAGATTGCCAAGACCAATAACATGAGGGAAAGAAGCACACCCTTGATCCTGGGATGCTTTCTTCCAATTGCCAAGAGGAGCACCCCAACAGCAAGCCCGCTGAGTCCATATGCCCAGTCATAGGTAACTGGTTCTTCCGGTACGGTGAATCTCACTCCAAGCTCTTTCGTTTCCTGCAGGATATCCTCAGATTTGGCAAGCTTCGTACCATCGCTGTAAGTGAAGTCAAGTACCGACTGGTGGAGTGCCTCGGGGAGATACATCTCATCGTAACGATTCAATCTCTCATCAATATTCTTACCTTGCAAGAAATCGAGTGCCCAAAAGATCAAAGGGCTATGGATCATATTCTGCATTGCTGAATTTCTCAGCGTGGTTCCTGCTGATTCACTCTCAGCCCACCGCTGGAAATCTCCCCCGGTTGCTGCATTGATGATATCACGGATACGAGTGGAACAGTTATCATCATAAAAATGGTACAGATAGGTTGAATACTCACTGCGGATGTTTTTCTGCAAGAAAGAGATAAGGGCAAACTTTGCCTCCTTTGGGAAGGAGAGTTCAATCAGTTTGACATCTCTAATTTCATCAATCGCGTCCTGAATTCTCCAGGTAGCCTCGCTCGCCACAACATAGTAGTACATTCTCCCCATCGCAAAGTTAAGGTAGAAGTGTGGTTGGTTAGGATCAAAGATGCCCCAATCATACATGACCTTTCCCCCTGAAGGCTGGGATATGACCAATGCACTATGGCCGAACCATGCGTACAAAGGATCACCGGGGCCAATGGTGAGTAAGTGGATCTTTGTCTGGTCGATCCACGCTTCCTGGTTTGGAGCAAGTTTTCCTGAAAAATCGACAACAGACAACTCTTTGACACTGTCAAAGGGTTGCTCGATTTCTCGTGGGTGAATGCTCAGAGCCATGATCGGGGAGAGCAACACCAGGAGCATGAGGATGAGGATGATTCGTTTCACTCGACAAATATACCACAGAGTGACCGCTCTTCCAACCAGTTGATTTTTTACCCTGTTCAATCTACTCTTGCCGATGGAGGGTCCATGGAGCGTAACGTATCGTCTTTGGCCATCGTATTGCATAGTCAACGATACGGCCAACTGAACAGGCGGCTGAAGTTGCTTACGGTGGACTTTGGCATTATCGATGTGTTGAGTTATGGAGCCCAAAAGTCTCTAAAATCGGTCAAGGCTGAAGTTTTTACCGATGGGCAGTTCTTTTTGTACTACAATCCAGTCAAGAAGGATTATACACTCAAAGATGTTACGGTGCTTGCTACCCATGATGAACTCAGGGAGTCCTTACATCCGACCTATGCAGCCTTGTTTTTCTGTGAACTGCTTCTACAAGTGCATGGTGGGGAGAGCACCGATGAATATCGATTACTTTCCCAAGCATTGGATCATCTGAGCAGTATGCCAGAGAAGACCGACCTGGTCATCATCCAGTTTGTACATCAGTTGAGCGATCTGGTTGGGTTGCGTACAGACTATTCTCGATGTCCTCTCTGTGATCGTCCTTATGGGAGGGATGAGATGGTGAGCTTTTCCTCGACCCTGCTTGCCCACTGCTGTGAAGCATGTGCCAGCCTCGATGCAGATCTCTTGCTCCCTCCTGGAGCCCGCAGGTATCTTGAAGTGACCTCTTTCATGGACTTCGAGCAGAGCCTTCAGGTTCCTCTCAGCGCTGCTGCCACACTGAGGATCAAGCGGTATCTATTACGATACGCGCAGATGATCGGTCAGCGGATGCTGAAAACTCTCTCTTCTCCCATTTTGTGGGAGGCGACGAGTCTGTAAATGTGTATACTTATGTGAAAGGTTGTTATATATGGTTTGGAAAAAATCTCCCGTTTCGTCTCAGGATATCCGCCGTCTGCATGAACAGTACGGCTTGGATGTCATCAGTTCCTCAATACTTGCAAGAAGAGGCTTAACCAGTCGAGAACAGATCAAGTTTTATCTGGAGAGCGAGCTCTCCTATCTCCATAACCCGTTCCTTTTTGATGATATGGAAGAAGTGGTTGACCGCATCAATCAAGCAGTCACAGAAGGGGAGAAGGTCTGTGTATTCGGGGACCGTGATGTAGACGGTATTACGAGTACTGCCTTGTTGGTACAGGAACTGCGATCCTTGTCACTGGAAGTCAGCTATAAGCTTCCTGATGGTGATGAGCCGTATGGGCTTACCATGGAGGGAGTCGACCTGGTTGCGGCACAACATGTAACCCTGATCATTACGGTTGACTGCGGGATATCGAACTTTGATGAGATTGCCTATGCACACAGCCTTGGCATCGATACGATTGTCCTTGATCACCACATCAGTGGGGACAGCTTACCCCCTGCATTGGCCATCATCGACCCAAAGGTGCCCGGTTGCGGGTACCCTTTCGAACATCTTGCCGGATGCGGAGTTGTGGCCAAGGTGATTTGGGCACTGAGATTCAGTAAAACGGATTTCTATCGGGAGGAGTGCATCCTGTTACATGCACAACCCGGTCATGATACGGTTATTATCCAGGCTATGAGGATTGAGAACCTTTTGGTTGTTGATCGTGTGATTGAGGAGATCAACCCAGGTCTTATCGATGTAAGCAAGAGCAAGGCACTGGAGTTTCTCTCTGCAGGGCTCCCAATCCTGGTGGTTGATGCAGCCGCTGAGCTTGCCCAATTGCGGCAAGCTTTCGGCAAGAAAATCGATATTCATCTTGTTGATATGCGTAGCGAAATGGAAGCGGTCCTTCCCGTGGTGAAGGGGAAGGGCTTATTTGCCCTATCCAATATCAGCAGGGCAGTACGCTATTCCCCCCATGGGAAGGATGAGCTACAGGTCCTGTATACCTTGTTCATTGCTTATTGCATGAAGCGGTATCCTTCCCTTGATGCTGAGTATGAATCAGTGCTCGATCTGGTTGCCATTGGTACGGTTGCTGACTTGATGCCAATGGAGAACGAGAACAGAATCCTGGTAAAACGCGGACTCAAGGTGCTTGCGCAAGGGCGTAGGCAGAATCTGCTTCCACTATTCTCGATGCAGAACCTGATGGGAAAACAGCTCTCAACCAGTGATATCTCTTGGCAGATCAGTCCAGTCATCAATGCCTCCGGGCGTATGGGGAAACCGACGGTAGCCTTGGAAATGCTACTTGCCGAAGATCTATACGAGGCAGAATCCTTGGCAGGGGAATTGATCAAACTGAACAAGGAACGGCAGAAGCTCGGGGAAGATGCGTGGGACCGGATGAAGGAAAGTGCCCAAGAGAGTTTTGAAGAATCGGGAAGCAAGCTTGTAGTGGTAGAGGACAGTACGCTCTCAAGGGGTATTACCGGTTTGATGGCAAGTCGATTGCTTAGACAGTACAATGCACCAGCCATTGTCCTTGCAACAGTGGATGAGAGCAGGGTTTCCGCTTCAATGCGCAGTCCAGAGCATTTTGATGCTCGTGAGTTTCTCTCCCGTTTCAGTGACCTTTTCCTGGACTTTGGGGGACATACCTGTGCTGGTGGTTTCTCTATGGATGTGGTGCACCTCGCTGAATTCAAGAAACGTGTCTCTGATGAAATTGATACGATGGATTGCATGATTGATGATGCAGAGGATGAGCTTGTCATTGATGTAACGCTTCCCGATACTTATATGACCCCTGGTATTATCAAGGTGGTGGAGTTCTTTGAGCCCTACGGGGAAAAGAATCCTCCACTGGTGCTGATGATGGAAGGAGCTCAGATCGAAGATATCCAGTTTATGAACAACAAAGGGGGTAGTGTCCAACATGTCAAGTTGACCCTTGCCTTCGGTCAGTATAAGTGGCCGGCGTTGTTCTGGCGTGCGGGGGATCGTGTAGGTACGGATTTTGACAAGGGGGACCGAGTCAATGTGGCATTTCGATTGGGAAGGAATTACTTCCGCAACCAGGAAAGTCTGCAGCTGACCATCATGGACCTGAAGAGAGCTGAATAATCTCTTGGGTGTACTTGACATGCAGTGAGAATTTATTGCAATCTACTATTCGTCAAGTTGAACCCAGTAATAGGGAAGGGGGGTGATTTTATATATGGCATTTGTAAAAGTAGATGACAATGAACCTCTTGAAAAGTCTATCAAGCGTTTTAAGCGCATGGTTGAGAAAGAGGGGATTATCCGCGAATGGAAAAAGCGGGAGTACTTTGAGAAGCCCTCCACCATCCTTAACAGGAAGAAGAAAGCGCTTGCACGCAAGCAGATGAAGAAGGTGCGGAAACTGCACGGCTCAAAGAACTACTAAAACATCAAACCGTCGGCTTAGCCGGCGGTTTTCTTATAGTATCCCTTTCGTAAAAGAAACCTTGTATCATTTATACAATTCCCTTAATTCTTCCTATTCGGAAAGATTTAAAGGGAATTTTTCTTTATCCGTCAAAATTTGTAAAATAAATTAGACAAAAAGGTGGTTTCTAGTGTACAATTCACTCTATAGAAGGTCACGGGGAGACGCAACCCTGAAAAACACGCTATTTATAGAGAGGAACGTACAACTATGCTAATTCTCATTTCTGACGCCTTTGATGATGTGCTGGCAGGAA
The sequence above is drawn from the uncultured Sphaerochaeta sp. genome and encodes:
- the recO gene encoding DNA repair protein RecO, encoding MERNVSSLAIVLHSQRYGQLNRRLKLLTVDFGIIDVLSYGAQKSLKSVKAEVFTDGQFFLYYNPVKKDYTLKDVTVLATHDELRESLHPTYAALFFCELLLQVHGGESTDEYRLLSQALDHLSSMPEKTDLVIIQFVHQLSDLVGLRTDYSRCPLCDRPYGRDEMVSFSSTLLAHCCEACASLDADLLLPPGARRYLEVTSFMDFEQSLQVPLSAAATLRIKRYLLRYAQMIGQRMLKTLSSPILWEATSL
- the arcC gene encoding carbamate kinase; its protein translation is MDSKLIVIAIGGNSLIEDPKHVTVSAQYEAARKTAAHIAKLVKAGHRVVIAHGNGPQVGYILLRAEFSRSILHTVPLDSCVADTQGAIGYQLQMALKNEFNRIHLNPQVATVVTQVEVADDDPSFQKPSKPIGSFMSKEDAQYHMDKDGWVCTEDAGRGYRRVVASPKPKAIVEIDTIRTMLENRIIVIAGGGGGIPVVRDEEGYLTGREAVIDKDLAAALMAKELKADLFVISTAVEKVCLNFGKPDQKTLDSITVEEAEQYISEGHFAPGSMLPKVQAIVDFVRSTGNEGLITDPEHLYGALYEGKGTKVVR
- the recJ gene encoding single-stranded-DNA-specific exonuclease RecJ — protein: MVWKKSPVSSQDIRRLHEQYGLDVISSSILARRGLTSREQIKFYLESELSYLHNPFLFDDMEEVVDRINQAVTEGEKVCVFGDRDVDGITSTALLVQELRSLSLEVSYKLPDGDEPYGLTMEGVDLVAAQHVTLIITVDCGISNFDEIAYAHSLGIDTIVLDHHISGDSLPPALAIIDPKVPGCGYPFEHLAGCGVVAKVIWALRFSKTDFYREECILLHAQPGHDTVIIQAMRIENLLVVDRVIEEINPGLIDVSKSKALEFLSAGLPILVVDAAAELAQLRQAFGKKIDIHLVDMRSEMEAVLPVVKGKGLFALSNISRAVRYSPHGKDELQVLYTLFIAYCMKRYPSLDAEYESVLDLVAIGTVADLMPMENENRILVKRGLKVLAQGRRQNLLPLFSMQNLMGKQLSTSDISWQISPVINASGRMGKPTVALEMLLAEDLYEAESLAGELIKLNKERQKLGEDAWDRMKESAQESFEESGSKLVVVEDSTLSRGITGLMASRLLRQYNAPAIVLATVDESRVSASMRSPEHFDAREFLSRFSDLFLDFGGHTCAGGFSMDVVHLAEFKKRVSDEIDTMDCMIDDAEDELVIDVTLPDTYMTPGIIKVVEFFEPYGEKNPPLVLMMEGAQIEDIQFMNNKGGSVQHVKLTLAFGQYKWPALFWRAGDRVGTDFDKGDRVNVAFRLGRNYFRNQESLQLTIMDLKRAE
- the rpsU gene encoding 30S ribosomal protein S21; the encoded protein is MAFVKVDDNEPLEKSIKRFKRMVEKEGIIREWKKREYFEKPSTILNRKKKALARKQMKKVRKLHGSKNY
- a CDS encoding DUF4105 domain-containing protein; protein product: MKRIILILMLLVLLSPIMALSIHPREIEQPFDSVKELSVVDFSGKLAPNQEAWIDQTKIHLLTIGPGDPLYAWFGHSALVISQPSGGKVMYDWGIFDPNQPHFYLNFAMGRMYYYVVASEATWRIQDAIDEIRDVKLIELSFPKEAKFALISFLQKNIRSEYSTYLYHFYDDNCSTRIRDIINAATGGDFQRWAESESAGTTLRNSAMQNMIHSPLIFWALDFLQGKNIDERLNRYDEMYLPEALHQSVLDFTYSDGTKLAKSEDILQETKELGVRFTVPEEPVTYDWAYGLSGLAVGVLLLAIGRKHPRIKGVLLSLMLLVLAILGSLLLFMMSFSDMDMTYNNLNIIFVNPLLFIPAFTLLFQKKETSKVLSFSLLAMIILLLGRLILPGLFVQDNLRIILLLLPAFYSGSTFQGRRNRIER